The following coding sequences lie in one Vitis vinifera cultivar Pinot Noir 40024 chromosome 19, ASM3070453v1 genomic window:
- the LOC100258946 gene encoding gibberellin 2-beta-dioxygenase 8-like isoform X1 yields MESEPPFGEFVNSVFGNIVEQEETEAKFDVDECELPLIDLGHLNLGNLEHEECKRKICEASTEWGFFQIVNHGVSKEILSRIHREQVELFRQPFQIKTNEKLLNLSSGCYRWGTQTAITQKQFAWSEAFHIPLSTIFQLSEFEGLRSSLQEFAIKASDLAQQIAKILAENLGCKSTFFFKNCLPSSCYIRMNRYPACPVSSKVFGLIPHTDSDFLTVLHQDQVGGLQLLKDGKWIRVKPNPDALVINIGDLFQAWSNGVYKSLEHRVVANHEIERFSFAYFLCPSHDTVIQSCCEPSIYRKFSFREYRQQVEEDVKTTGDKVGLSRFRR; encoded by the exons ATGGaatcagagccaccatttgggGAGTTCGTCAACAGTGTTTTTGGAAACATTGTAGAACAAGAGGAAACTGAAGCAAAGTTCGACGTGGATGAATGTGAACTACCGCTGATTGACCTAGGTCACTTGAATCTTGGCAACTTGGAGCATGAAGAGTGCAAGAGAAAGATTTGTGAAGCTTCTACTGAATGGGGCTTCTTCCAGATTGTCAACCATGGCGTTTCTAAAGAGATTTTGTCCAGGATTCATCGTGAGCAAGTGGAGTTGTTCCGGCAGCCATTCCAGATAAAGACTAATGAGAAGTTGCTGAACTTATCATCTGGCTGTTACCGCTGGGGAACGCAAACTGCTATTACTCAGAAGCAATTCGCATGGTCTGAAGCTTTTCACATCCCGCTTTCCACTATTTTCCAACTAAGTGAATTCGAAGGTCTCAG GTCAAGTCTTCAAGAGTTTGCAATTAAAGCTTCGGATCTCGCTCAACAAATAGCTAAAATATTGGCTGAGAATTTGGGCTGTAAATCCACTTTCTTTTTCAAGAATTGCTTGCCAAGTTCATGTTATATTCGAATGAACAGATATCCAGCATGTCCGGTGTCGTCTAAGGTTTTTGGATTAATCCCGCACACTGATAGTGACTTCCTCACAGTATTGCATCAAGATCAGGTGGGGGGATTGCAGCTCCTAAAAGATGGAAAATGGATTAGGGTTAAGCCTAATCCAGATGCTCTAGTTATCAACATTGGAGACTTATTTCAG GCTTGGAGCAATGGAGTTTATAAGAGTCTTGAACACCGAGTTGTTGCCAACCATGAAATTGAAAGGTTCTCTTTTGCATACTTCCTCTGTCCCTCTCATGACACCGTGATACAAAGTTGCTGTGAGCCTTCAATCTACAGAAAATTTAGCTTCAGAGAGTACAGACAGCAAGTTGAAGAGGATGTGAAGACCACAGGGGACAAGGTAGGGCTTTCAAGATTTCGCAGATGA